Proteins co-encoded in one Bacteroidales bacterium WCE2004 genomic window:
- a CDS encoding 3-dehydroquinate synthase, whose translation MEKKSIYVIYDRNVESFALKIAEGRPSLAIIADEEHKTMDTVLAICRWLLAQGANRDAIVWAVGGGVTTDLVGFAASIYKRGVRYANYPTTLLSQVDAGVGGKTGVNLDGYKNMIGVTKFPIYTRILPEVLQSLPARELRSGAAEMLKTFIIDNKGGRYEKAVKLLSEPQIDFHALAPLIEAAAAVKRKIVEQDPYEESIRRYLNLGHTYAHAIEWYQHTHDVADPMTHGEAVAVGMVQAALLSERLGVCQPGLADRLRTDLQACGLPTELPCPESELEAALWKDKKAEKGILHFVLIKKIGKVIIKDLDDLHQPAE comes from the coding sequence ATGGAGAAGAAAAGCATCTACGTCATCTACGACCGCAACGTCGAGTCTTTCGCCCTCAAAATCGCCGAAGGGCGCCCTTCGCTGGCCATCATCGCCGACGAAGAGCACAAGACGATGGACACCGTGCTGGCCATCTGCCGCTGGCTCCTCGCCCAGGGCGCCAACCGCGACGCCATCGTTTGGGCCGTGGGCGGCGGCGTGACCACCGACCTGGTGGGCTTCGCCGCCAGCATCTACAAGCGCGGCGTGCGCTACGCCAACTACCCCACCACCCTGCTCAGCCAGGTGGACGCGGGCGTGGGCGGCAAGACCGGCGTCAACCTGGACGGATACAAGAACATGATCGGCGTCACCAAATTCCCGATCTACACCCGCATCCTGCCGGAAGTGCTGCAGAGCCTGCCGGCCCGGGAGCTCCGCTCCGGCGCCGCCGAGATGCTCAAGACCTTCATCATCGACAACAAGGGCGGCCGCTACGAGAAGGCCGTCAAGCTCCTCTCCGAACCCCAGATCGACTTTCACGCCCTCGCCCCGCTCATCGAGGCGGCCGCGGCCGTCAAGCGCAAGATCGTGGAACAGGATCCCTACGAGGAGAGCATCCGCCGCTATCTCAACCTCGGCCACACCTACGCCCATGCCATCGAATGGTACCAGCACACGCACGACGTGGCCGACCCGATGACGCACGGCGAGGCCGTCGCCGTGGGCATGGTCCAGGCCGCGCTCCTGTCCGAGCGCCTGGGCGTCTGCCAGCCCGGGCTGGCGGACCGCCTGCGCACGGACCTGCAGGCCTGCGGCCTCCCGACGGAGCTGCCCTGCCCGGAAAGCGAGCTCGAAGCCGCCCTCTGGAAAGACAAGAAAGCCGAAAAAGGAATCCTCCACTTCGTCCTGATCAAGAAGATCGGCAAAGTGATAATCAAAGACCTGGATGATTTGCACCAGCCTGCAGAATAA
- a CDS encoding Na+/H+-dicarboxylate symporter, whose amino-acid sequence MKNTFLKNYGATLLLLVGLVVGGVLGAALGDGARVLRAPGMLFLNLVFMLVVPLVFFSVAHSLVVMQRSGAVGRILATALGVFLAMSLVAGVFSFGFMSAWNPFTRILGQGGDAAGSVMAEGVDLGDALVSALTVDDFALLLSREHLLPLILFSALFGLAVALLGQKAALVERFIAEGEAVVIKMMDLVMKLAPIGIGCYFADTVGALGGQIVGDYFEIFLVVCAASAVCYLVFLSLYALFCHVPLGRFWKEMLPPSATAVGTCSSAACMPVNMTAARRLGVSDKIVDGIVPLGTNLHKNGSVVTSVAKVLFALYFFGAPPQGLGGAALVIFLALLESIVVGAIPVGGMTGELLICAVLGLDPSFAAALLIIGTICDIPATLLNVAGNLAAPLLVQRLVPVDKPAK is encoded by the coding sequence ATGAAGAATACGTTCCTGAAGAATTACGGCGCGACGCTCCTGTTGCTGGTAGGGCTGGTCGTGGGCGGCGTGCTGGGCGCGGCCCTCGGGGACGGCGCCCGGGTGCTGCGCGCGCCGGGCATGCTGTTCCTCAACCTGGTGTTCATGCTGGTGGTGCCGCTGGTATTCTTCTCCGTGGCGCATTCGCTCGTGGTGATGCAGCGCAGCGGCGCGGTCGGGCGGATCCTCGCGACCGCGCTGGGCGTGTTCCTGGCCATGTCGCTCGTGGCGGGCGTCTTCTCCTTCGGCTTCATGTCCGCATGGAATCCCTTCACCCGGATCCTGGGCCAGGGCGGCGACGCGGCGGGCAGCGTGATGGCGGAAGGCGTGGACCTGGGCGACGCGCTCGTGTCGGCCCTGACGGTCGACGACTTCGCCCTGCTGCTGTCGCGCGAGCACCTGCTCCCGCTGATCCTGTTCTCCGCGTTGTTCGGGCTGGCCGTGGCCCTGCTGGGCCAGAAGGCGGCCCTGGTGGAGCGCTTCATCGCCGAAGGCGAGGCGGTCGTCATCAAGATGATGGACCTGGTGATGAAGCTCGCGCCCATCGGCATCGGCTGCTATTTCGCCGACACCGTCGGCGCGCTGGGCGGCCAGATCGTGGGGGACTATTTCGAGATCTTCCTGGTGGTCTGCGCCGCCAGCGCCGTGTGCTATCTGGTCTTCCTGTCGCTATATGCCCTGTTCTGCCACGTCCCGCTCGGACGCTTCTGGAAGGAGATGCTCCCGCCGTCGGCCACGGCCGTCGGCACCTGCTCGTCGGCCGCCTGCATGCCCGTCAACATGACCGCGGCGCGCCGGCTGGGCGTGAGCGACAAGATCGTGGATGGCATCGTCCCGCTGGGGACCAACCTGCACAAGAACGGCTCCGTGGTCACTTCCGTGGCCAAGGTGCTCTTCGCGCTCTATTTCTTCGGCGCGCCGCCGCAGGGGCTCGGAGGCGCCGCGCTGGTCATCTTCCTGGCGCTGCTGGAAAGCATCGTGGTGGGCGCCATCCCCGTGGGCGGGATGACCGGCGAGCTGCTCATCTGCGCGGTGCTGGGGCTGGACCCCTCCTTCGCGGCCGCCCTGCTGATCATCGGCACCATTTGCGACATCCCCGCCACGCTGCTCAACGTGGCCGGCAACCTCGCCGCCCCGCTCCTCGTCCAGCGCCTCGTCCCGGTGGATAAGCCTGCGAAGTGA
- a CDS encoding enterochelin esterase, producing MKINLISGLLLAAAVLASCAGNTQVGVLTKPTPATTNLPGHDYPMVNPDLSAVFRVDFPDADSVAVNVGGKSYNMVKGEDGIWEATSEPLVPGFHYYMLNVDGQRVADPNTQQFFGSFYWGSGIEIPEAGVDYYLEKKVPHGEIRIEKYPSALTAAERTCYVYLPPQYASEPERRFPVLYLMHGAGEDETGWATQGMMKNIMDNLIAAGECEPMIIVCEHGVATLAGEQPGGRFNLFNFDAFEKVMVEETVPTFDARFRTVADRDHRAICGLSLGGFQSYTIGLDHPELFGWIGGFSGSGRGPGDRRDSEMYPTSINDDYHLLYISIGTDEPAGMYKGIYDLHCALDSLGVNHVYYESPGTGHEWLTWRRSLHQFAPMLFR from the coding sequence ATGAAAATCAACCTCATTTCCGGGCTGCTCCTCGCGGCGGCCGTGCTCGCCTCCTGCGCGGGCAACACCCAGGTCGGCGTCCTCACCAAGCCGACCCCTGCAACCACCAACCTTCCCGGCCACGACTACCCGATGGTCAATCCCGACCTCAGCGCCGTCTTCCGCGTCGACTTCCCCGACGCCGACTCCGTCGCCGTGAACGTCGGTGGCAAGAGCTACAACATGGTCAAGGGCGAGGACGGCATCTGGGAGGCCACTTCCGAGCCGCTCGTGCCGGGTTTCCACTACTATATGCTCAACGTGGACGGCCAGCGGGTGGCCGACCCCAACACGCAGCAGTTCTTCGGTTCGTTCTACTGGGGCAGCGGCATCGAGATCCCGGAGGCCGGCGTGGACTACTACCTGGAGAAGAAGGTCCCGCATGGCGAGATCCGCATCGAGAAATATCCTTCCGCGCTGACGGCCGCGGAGCGCACCTGCTACGTCTATCTCCCGCCCCAGTACGCCTCGGAGCCGGAGCGCCGCTTCCCGGTGCTCTACCTGATGCACGGCGCCGGCGAGGATGAGACCGGCTGGGCCACCCAGGGCATGATGAAGAACATCATGGACAACCTGATCGCCGCGGGCGAGTGCGAGCCGATGATCATCGTCTGCGAGCACGGCGTGGCCACGCTGGCCGGCGAGCAGCCGGGCGGCCGCTTCAACCTGTTCAACTTCGACGCCTTCGAGAAGGTGATGGTCGAGGAGACCGTCCCGACCTTCGACGCGCGCTTCCGCACCGTCGCCGACCGCGACCACCGCGCCATCTGCGGCCTCTCGCTCGGCGGCTTCCAGTCCTACACCATCGGCCTGGACCATCCTGAGCTCTTCGGCTGGATCGGCGGCTTCAGCGGCTCCGGCCGCGGCCCCGGCGACCGCCGCGACAGCGAGATGTATCCGACCTCCATCAATGACGACTACCATCTCCTCTACATCAGCATCGGCACCGACGAACCGGCCGGCATGTACAAGGGCATCTATGACCTGCACTGCGCCCTCGACAGCCTCGGCGTCAACCACGTCTACTACGAGTCCCCGGGCACCGGCCACGAATGGCTGACCTGGCGCCGCTCCCTGCACCAGTTCGCCCCGATGCTCTTCCGCTAG
- a CDS encoding Xaa-Pro aminopeptidase, whose amino-acid sequence MLRTLMRAKGWDAVVVTGSDPHCSEYPAERWKQVEWLSGFTGEAGDLVVTLDHAGLWTDTRYFIQAEQQLAGTGIALHKMRVPEQVPIPDWLRQQFGDDALIAVDGLCTGAGFAQSLPGTVLSVPDLLDRFWADRPAIPQTPIFTVDPGETRREKISWLRAFLREQDCDGILLTALDEIAWLLNVRASDIEYNPLVISYLLVTRSEVCWYVVKEKVEDPQTRATFSILEADGVRLHPYSDIDYLPSEFQGRLFVDAASLNYQLYSTLASDGVALEEGTSPVGLRKAVKNAREIAGMREAHLQDGIAMERYLYWLEKSVAAGRGITEWDAAVKLGQLRGDREGYLGDSFETISAYGPGAALPHYITPHNYAPVIRDEGLYLCDSGGQYTCGTTDITRTVPMGRLSALEREDYTLVLKGHIALAMAVFPEGTPGCRLDVLARAPLWRSKRNFGHGTGHGVGWFLGVHEGPHDIRQNLNPVPFEPGMVVSDEPGIYREGKHGVRHENLLLCVEAGVSEFGRWLAFEPLTLCHFETDALDLSLLDRAEIDWLNAYHERVRQALSPHLPGEIADWLRDKTRPV is encoded by the coding sequence ATGCTGCGCACCCTGATGCGCGCCAAGGGCTGGGACGCCGTGGTCGTCACCGGTTCCGACCCCCATTGCAGCGAGTATCCCGCCGAGCGCTGGAAGCAGGTGGAATGGCTGTCGGGATTCACCGGCGAAGCCGGCGACCTCGTGGTCACGCTCGACCACGCCGGCCTCTGGACGGACACGCGCTACTTCATCCAGGCGGAGCAGCAGCTGGCTGGCACGGGCATCGCGCTCCACAAGATGCGCGTGCCGGAGCAGGTCCCCATCCCCGACTGGCTGCGGCAGCAGTTCGGCGACGACGCCCTCATCGCCGTGGACGGCCTGTGCACGGGCGCCGGTTTCGCGCAGTCGCTGCCGGGGACCGTCCTCAGCGTCCCCGACCTGCTGGACAGATTCTGGGCGGACCGCCCGGCCATCCCGCAGACGCCCATCTTCACGGTGGACCCCGGCGAGACCCGCAGGGAAAAGATCTCCTGGCTGCGCGCCTTCCTGCGCGAGCAGGACTGCGACGGCATCCTGCTGACGGCGCTCGACGAGATCGCCTGGCTCCTCAACGTCCGCGCCTCCGACATCGAATACAACCCGCTCGTGATCAGCTACCTGCTCGTCACGCGCTCCGAGGTGTGCTGGTACGTGGTCAAGGAGAAGGTCGAAGACCCGCAGACCCGCGCCACCTTCAGCATCCTCGAGGCGGACGGGGTGCGCCTGCATCCCTATTCCGACATCGACTACCTCCCCTCCGAATTCCAGGGCCGCCTCTTCGTGGACGCGGCCAGCCTCAACTACCAGCTCTATTCCACCCTGGCGTCCGACGGCGTCGCCCTCGAAGAGGGCACGAGCCCCGTCGGGCTGCGCAAGGCCGTCAAGAACGCCCGCGAGATCGCCGGGATGCGCGAGGCGCACCTGCAGGACGGCATCGCCATGGAGCGCTACCTCTACTGGCTGGAGAAGTCCGTGGCCGCGGGGCGCGGAATCACCGAATGGGATGCCGCCGTCAAGCTCGGCCAGCTGCGCGGCGACCGCGAGGGCTACCTGGGCGACAGCTTCGAGACCATCTCCGCCTATGGCCCCGGCGCCGCGCTGCCCCACTACATCACCCCGCACAACTATGCGCCGGTGATCCGCGACGAGGGGCTGTACCTGTGCGACTCGGGCGGGCAGTATACCTGCGGCACCACAGACATCACGCGCACCGTCCCGATGGGACGCCTTTCCGCGCTGGAGCGCGAGGACTATACGCTCGTGCTCAAGGGCCACATCGCCCTCGCGATGGCCGTCTTCCCCGAAGGGACGCCCGGCTGCCGGCTGGACGTCCTCGCCCGCGCGCCGCTCTGGCGCAGCAAGCGCAACTTCGGACACGGCACGGGCCACGGCGTGGGCTGGTTCCTCGGCGTGCACGAGGGACCGCACGACATCCGGCAGAACCTCAACCCCGTCCCCTTCGAGCCCGGAATGGTCGTCTCCGACGAGCCGGGCATCTACCGCGAGGGAAAGCACGGCGTGCGGCATGAGAATCTGCTCCTCTGCGTGGAGGCCGGCGTCTCGGAATTCGGCCGCTGGCTCGCCTTCGAGCCGCTCACGCTCTGCCATTTCGAGACGGACGCGCTCGACCTGTCGCTGCTGGACCGCGCCGAGATCGACTGGCTCAACGCCTACCACGAGCGTGTCCGGCAGGCGCTCTCCCCGCACCTGCCCGGCGAGATCGCCGACTGGTTGCGGGACAAGACCCGCCCGGTGTAA
- a CDS encoding tRNA-U20-dihydrouridine synthase, with the protein MKIGNLDLGERPLLLAPMEDVTDVSFRVLCREQGADMVYTEFVNSDGLVRDVPKTIAKMHTLEEEAPVGIQIYGQHPDAMVEAARMADRAAELAGGHGADLVDINFGCPVSKIAGRGAGSGMMREPDKMVAITKAVVEAVGKPVTVKTRLGWDDSSKIIVELAERLQDVGIAALTIHGRTRCQLYKGAADWTLIGAVKANPRMHIPIIGNGDITDGPSARQAFERYGVDGVMIGRATFGHPWIFREIKYYLEHGEPMPDLTVAEKVALARRHLALSLKYKGEPRGIYEMRRHLSCYFKGLPDFKETRMRMVTTLDVAELQDILDSIEKRYD; encoded by the coding sequence ATGAAGATAGGGAACCTGGATCTGGGAGAGCGCCCGCTGCTGCTCGCGCCGATGGAGGACGTCACGGACGTCTCCTTCCGCGTGCTCTGCCGCGAGCAGGGCGCGGACATGGTCTATACGGAGTTCGTCAACTCCGACGGCCTGGTGCGCGACGTCCCCAAGACCATCGCCAAGATGCATACGCTGGAGGAGGAGGCCCCCGTGGGCATCCAGATCTACGGCCAGCACCCCGACGCGATGGTGGAGGCGGCCCGGATGGCCGACCGGGCGGCGGAGCTCGCCGGCGGCCACGGCGCCGACCTGGTGGACATCAACTTTGGCTGCCCGGTGAGCAAGATCGCCGGCCGCGGCGCCGGTTCCGGGATGATGCGTGAGCCGGACAAGATGGTGGCCATCACCAAGGCCGTCGTGGAGGCGGTCGGCAAGCCCGTCACGGTCAAGACCCGCCTGGGCTGGGACGACAGCTCCAAGATCATCGTCGAGCTCGCCGAGCGCCTGCAGGACGTGGGCATCGCCGCGCTGACCATCCACGGCCGCACGCGCTGCCAGCTCTACAAGGGCGCCGCCGACTGGACGCTGATCGGGGCCGTCAAGGCCAATCCCCGGATGCATATCCCCATCATCGGCAACGGCGACATCACCGACGGTCCGTCCGCGCGCCAGGCCTTCGAGCGCTACGGCGTGGACGGCGTGATGATCGGCCGTGCGACCTTCGGCCACCCGTGGATCTTCCGCGAGATCAAATACTACCTCGAGCACGGCGAGCCAATGCCCGACCTGACCGTGGCGGAGAAGGTCGCCCTGGCGCGTCGCCACCTCGCCCTGTCCCTGAAGTACAAGGGCGAGCCGCGCGGCATCTACGAGATGCGCCGCCACCTTTCCTGCTATTTCAAGGGCCTGCCCGATTTCAAGGAGACCCGCATGCGGATGGTCACGACCCTGGACGTGGCCGAATTGCAAGATATCCTGGATTCCATCGAAAAGCGCTATGATTGA
- a CDS encoding lipid-A-disaccharide kinase gives MIDKILLFPYYLVLKLRDRRFSRPGRKFHYADVPTLCIGNVTVGGTGKTPHVEMVLRLLKQNPEWGGRQFAVLSRGYKRESRGFQQVTASGSATMFGDEPLQIKKKFPQVVVAVDKDRVEGADLLVHPEKLQGRKWARRCWNREFPAADYIVLDDAFQYRRLKATKTVVLVDYNRPVHKDMLLPLGRLRDLPERIYDADVLIVTKCPETLDDDARIRFVSQMGFTGYLPSAFGATNPRGRHQQIFFTTVRYGQAEGVFPTAEPRFVYSKKTIVLTGIAKDGPLRSFLSDTYKIVKRFSFPDHHRFAWKDINRLQDASKEQPTAAIITTEKDAQRLLDYSGMPEGLMQRLFYIPIEADFLSEEERTAFTEFITRL, from the coding sequence ATGATTGACAAGATCCTCCTTTTCCCCTACTATCTGGTCCTGAAGCTGCGCGACCGCCGCTTCAGCCGGCCCGGCCGCAAGTTCCACTACGCCGACGTGCCCACCCTGTGTATCGGCAACGTGACCGTCGGCGGCACGGGCAAGACTCCGCACGTGGAGATGGTCCTGCGCCTGCTGAAGCAGAACCCCGAATGGGGCGGCCGGCAGTTTGCCGTCCTTTCGCGCGGCTACAAGCGCGAGAGCCGCGGTTTCCAGCAGGTGACCGCGAGCGGCAGCGCGACGATGTTCGGCGACGAGCCGCTCCAGATCAAGAAGAAATTCCCGCAGGTGGTCGTGGCCGTGGACAAGGACCGCGTGGAGGGCGCCGACCTGCTGGTGCATCCCGAGAAGCTCCAGGGGCGCAAGTGGGCGCGCCGGTGCTGGAACCGCGAGTTCCCGGCGGCGGACTACATCGTCCTCGACGACGCCTTCCAGTACCGACGGCTCAAGGCCACCAAGACGGTCGTCCTGGTGGACTACAACCGCCCGGTCCACAAAGACATGCTCCTCCCGCTGGGTCGCCTGCGCGACCTCCCCGAGCGGATCTACGACGCCGACGTGCTGATCGTGACCAAGTGTCCGGAGACCCTGGACGACGACGCCCGCATCCGGTTCGTCAGCCAGATGGGCTTCACCGGATACCTCCCGTCCGCGTTCGGGGCGACCAACCCCAGGGGGCGCCACCAGCAGATCTTCTTCACGACCGTCCGCTACGGACAGGCCGAGGGTGTGTTCCCCACGGCGGAGCCGCGCTTCGTCTATTCCAAGAAGACGATCGTCCTGACCGGCATCGCCAAGGACGGCCCGCTCCGCTCCTTCCTGAGCGACACCTACAAGATCGTCAAGCGCTTCTCCTTCCCGGACCACCACCGCTTCGCGTGGAAGGACATCAACCGCCTGCAGGACGCCTCCAAGGAGCAGCCGACGGCGGCGATCATCACGACGGAGAAGGACGCCCAGCGCCTGCTGGACTACTCCGGCATGCCGGAAGGGTTGATGCAGCGCCTGTTCTACATCCCGATCGAGGCGGACTTCCTGTCGGAAGAGGAGCGGACGGCATTCACGGAATTCATCACCCGCCTATAA
- a CDS encoding ribosome recycling factor → MLTEQAKEIINQTDGKMQEALNFLEEDLKSYRVGKANPAIFNGVTIDYYGTPTPLHQVASISAPDVKTLALQPWEKNLINKIEKAIIDANLGLTPSNNGEVIRCAVPALTEDRRKDLIKKAKAAGEQAKVVVRNARRDGIEVLKKAQKNDGMSEDTEKEAEAEVQKLTDKNVKRVDELVAAKEKEILTV, encoded by the coding sequence ATGTTGACCGAACAAGCCAAAGAAATCATCAACCAGACCGATGGCAAGATGCAGGAAGCCCTCAACTTCCTCGAGGAGGACCTCAAGTCCTACCGTGTCGGCAAGGCCAACCCTGCCATATTCAACGGCGTGACCATCGACTACTACGGTACCCCCACCCCGCTGCACCAGGTGGCCTCCATCTCCGCCCCGGACGTCAAGACCCTCGCGCTGCAGCCCTGGGAGAAGAACCTCATCAACAAGATCGAGAAGGCGATCATCGACGCCAACCTCGGCCTGACCCCGTCCAACAACGGCGAGGTGATCCGCTGCGCCGTCCCGGCGCTCACGGAGGACCGCCGCAAGGACCTCATCAAGAAGGCCAAGGCCGCCGGCGAGCAGGCCAAGGTCGTGGTGCGCAACGCCCGCCGCGACGGCATCGAGGTCCTGAAGAAGGCCCAGAAGAACGACGGCATGTCCGAGGACACCGAGAAAGAAGCCGAAGCCGAGGTGCAGAAGCTGACCGACAAGAATGTCAAGCGCGTCGACGAACTCGTCGCCGCCAAGGAGAAGGAGATCCTGACCGTCTAG
- a CDS encoding uridylate kinase codes for MRVLLKLSGESLGGPAGKGIDEKYLVRYAREIVEAVKAGHQVAVVNGGGNFFRGLQGLGKGFDRITGDRMGMLATVMNALAIAGAVRSLGVEAEVFTATPMQPVAHYYRKEDAIAVLERGGVALIAGGTGNPFFTTDSGAALRALEIGADALLKGTRVDGVYTADPEKDPNATRYDELTFSKAISDKLKVMDLTAFALCEQGPIPIIVFNVEQDGNLARLLNGEKIGTVVHA; via the coding sequence ATGAGAGTATTGTTGAAGCTGAGCGGAGAGAGTCTGGGCGGCCCCGCCGGCAAAGGAATCGACGAGAAATATCTCGTCCGCTATGCCCGGGAGATCGTGGAGGCCGTGAAGGCCGGACACCAGGTCGCAGTCGTCAACGGAGGCGGCAATTTCTTCCGCGGCCTGCAGGGACTCGGCAAAGGCTTCGACCGCATCACGGGCGACCGCATGGGCATGCTCGCCACCGTGATGAACGCCCTCGCCATCGCCGGCGCGGTCCGCAGTCTGGGCGTGGAGGCGGAAGTCTTCACCGCCACGCCGATGCAGCCCGTCGCCCACTATTACCGCAAGGAAGACGCCATTGCCGTGCTGGAGCGCGGCGGCGTGGCCCTCATCGCCGGCGGCACCGGCAATCCTTTCTTCACCACCGACTCCGGCGCCGCGCTGCGCGCCCTCGAGATCGGCGCGGACGCGCTGCTGAAGGGCACGCGCGTGGACGGCGTCTACACCGCCGACCCCGAGAAGGACCCCAACGCCACGCGCTACGACGAGCTCACCTTCTCCAAGGCGATCTCCGACAAGCTCAAGGTCATGGACCTGACCGCCTTCGCCCTCTGCGAGCAGGGGCCCATCCCCATCATCGTCTTCAACGTCGAGCAGGACGGCAATCTGGCACGGCTGTTGAACGGAGAGAAGATCGGCACAGTCGTGCACGCGTAA
- a CDS encoding succinate dehydrogenase / fumarate reductase cytochrome b subunit has protein sequence MFIFNSSIGKKFIQAVSGAFLIIFLLLHATINFFSVIDSFTGKFGIAAADAELFSKGDGLFKLGCDFMSTPVISIMVPVLALGFLVHIVYGCWLTWQNIRARGGVKRYEVPSKAAVDSWSAKNMFVLGIVILGILGFHLTHFWAKMQLPELFGIGTYENNPYLLLTTTFGNWWILAFYIVWFVAIWFHLVHGFWSMLQTVGWNGSVWFKRIKVIGVIVASLIVLMFVATAVNAFVQANFIA, from the coding sequence ATGTTTATATTCAACTCCTCTATCGGCAAGAAATTCATCCAGGCGGTGAGTGGAGCCTTCCTGATCATCTTCCTCCTTCTGCATGCGACGATCAACTTCTTCTCCGTGATCGATTCCTTCACGGGCAAGTTCGGCATTGCCGCGGCCGACGCGGAACTCTTCAGCAAGGGCGACGGCCTGTTCAAGCTCGGCTGCGACTTCATGTCCACGCCGGTCATCTCCATCATGGTCCCGGTCCTGGCGCTCGGCTTCCTGGTGCACATCGTCTATGGTTGCTGGCTGACCTGGCAGAACATCCGCGCCCGCGGCGGCGTCAAGCGCTACGAGGTGCCCAGCAAGGCCGCCGTCGATTCCTGGTCCGCCAAGAACATGTTCGTGCTCGGCATCGTCATCCTCGGCATCCTCGGCTTCCACCTGACGCACTTCTGGGCCAAGATGCAGCTCCCCGAGCTGTTCGGCATCGGCACCTACGAGAACAACCCGTACCTGCTGCTGACCACCACGTTCGGCAACTGGTGGATCCTGGCGTTCTACATTGTGTGGTTCGTCGCCATCTGGTTCCACCTCGTCCACGGCTTCTGGAGCATGCTCCAGACCGTCGGCTGGAACGGCTCCGTCTGGTTCAAGCGCATCAAGGTCATCGGCGTGATCGTCGCCTCCCTGATCGTCCTGATGTTCGTCGCCACGGCGGTCAACGCCTTCGTGCAGGCGAACTTCATCGCGTAG
- a CDS encoding LSU ribosomal protein L13P: MDTQSYKTVSLNKATVDKKWVVIDATDLALGRLASRVVLALRGKNKPGFTPHVDCGDNVIVINAEKVSLSGKKMTDRVYTRYTGYPGGQRFTTPREILAKQPAELVRRAVKGMLPKTRLGADLLGNLYVYAGPEHPHQAQNPKVIKLDEI; the protein is encoded by the coding sequence GTGGACACACAAAGCTACAAAACTGTTTCGCTTAACAAAGCGACTGTAGACAAGAAGTGGGTTGTCATTGACGCGACTGATCTCGCACTTGGTCGTCTGGCATCCCGCGTGGTTCTCGCCCTCCGTGGCAAGAACAAGCCGGGTTTCACTCCCCACGTGGATTGCGGTGACAACGTCATCGTGATCAACGCTGAGAAGGTCTCCCTGAGCGGCAAGAAGATGACTGACCGGGTCTATACCCGTTACACCGGCTATCCCGGTGGACAGCGGTTCACGACCCCGCGCGAGATTCTCGCCAAGCAGCCCGCCGAACTCGTCAGGAGAGCAGTCAAGGGTATGCTCCCCAAGACCCGTCTTGGTGCTGACCTCCTCGGCAACCTCTATGTGTATGCCGGTCCGGAGCACCCGCACCAGGCCCAGAACCCGAAAGTTATCAAGTTGGACGAAATTTAA